One window of Methylococcus sp. EFPC2 genomic DNA carries:
- a CDS encoding LpxI family protein, with translation MSKSPVATLGVIAGAGKFPIMVIEGAHRAGHRVVVLGLKEIADPALAELADEFHWVAPLHLGQWMRTLNRSGARSAVMAGYVRKQTMYRRFGILSFLPDWRFLKLWFLDIPDRRNDTVLKAVAVLLARHGIVLEDVTRHCGSAVAGEGTLGTATLTAAQRRDLALGWSIAKEMGRLDIGQSIAVKDAEVIAVEAIEGTDQMIERAGALCRSGGWMMVKVAKPDQDMRFDVPTVGPDTIANLQRHGASALVIEADKTVIVDREETIAAANRLGIAVVGALHCDAAGSVRSARC, from the coding sequence ATGAGTAAGAGCCCTGTGGCAACACTGGGCGTGATTGCGGGTGCCGGGAAATTTCCCATCATGGTGATCGAAGGTGCTCACCGCGCCGGTCATCGCGTGGTGGTTCTCGGCCTCAAGGAAATCGCTGATCCGGCTCTGGCGGAATTGGCGGACGAGTTTCACTGGGTCGCCCCCTTGCATCTCGGCCAATGGATGCGAACGCTGAACCGGAGCGGTGCCCGAAGCGCCGTCATGGCCGGCTACGTGCGCAAGCAGACCATGTACCGGCGCTTCGGGATATTGAGCTTCCTCCCGGACTGGCGCTTCCTCAAGCTCTGGTTTCTTGACATTCCCGACCGGCGCAACGACACCGTGCTGAAGGCGGTGGCCGTGCTATTGGCAAGACACGGGATCGTGCTGGAGGATGTCACCCGACATTGCGGCTCGGCCGTCGCCGGGGAGGGCACCCTCGGTACCGCGACCCTCACGGCCGCTCAGCGCAGGGACTTGGCGCTCGGCTGGTCCATCGCGAAGGAGATGGGACGCTTGGACATCGGCCAGTCCATCGCCGTCAAGGATGCCGAAGTCATCGCCGTGGAAGCCATCGAAGGCACCGACCAGATGATCGAACGTGCGGGAGCGCTGTGCAGGAGCGGCGGGTGGATGATGGTCAAGGTAGCGAAACCGGATCAGGACATGCGCTTCGACGTTCCGACCGTGGGACCGGACACGATAGCGAACCTGCAAAGGCACGGCGCCAGTGCGCTCGTCATCGAAGCCGACAAGACGGTAATCGTCGATCGCGAGGAAACGATAGCCGCCGCCA
- the lpxD gene encoding UDP-3-O-(3-hydroxymyristoyl)glucosamine N-acyltransferase, giving the protein MNAVKLSELSGHLAEHGFSNHIDGPDDPYLFGVNTLLESGEGELTFLANLKYRAKLFETRASSAIVGVNEPVPERLTVLRCQDPYGAVAHAIHFIHGVRKHPHWGRDRRAEIAASARIGQAANIGPFVTIDDNVVIGDNVTLYPGCYIGKGVTLGDEVTLYPNVVIYDGSRIGNRVTLHAGTVVGQDGLGYAPVDGRWVKIPQAGRVVIEDDVEMGANCAIDRATLGETRIGAGTKFSDAVVIGHGTKVGKHGMFVAQTGLAGSVTVGEHVTMGGQVGVAGHLTIGDHVTIGAKSGVWSDIPSNERYFGSPAFKWKQFWRQIAAVKELPDVLKKLHRLEEEVHDLRERLACDE; this is encoded by the coding sequence ATGAACGCGGTGAAGCTATCCGAATTATCCGGTCATCTTGCCGAACATGGCTTTTCGAATCACATCGACGGGCCGGACGATCCCTATCTATTCGGCGTAAATACGCTGCTGGAATCCGGAGAGGGGGAGCTGACTTTCCTGGCCAATTTGAAATATCGGGCGAAGTTGTTCGAAACTCGCGCCTCGTCGGCCATCGTGGGCGTGAACGAACCCGTGCCCGAACGGCTGACCGTGCTGCGCTGCCAGGATCCGTATGGCGCCGTGGCCCATGCCATTCATTTCATACACGGGGTGCGCAAGCACCCGCACTGGGGGCGTGATCGGCGGGCGGAAATCGCGGCGTCCGCCCGCATCGGCCAGGCCGCCAACATCGGCCCTTTCGTGACCATAGACGACAACGTGGTCATCGGCGACAACGTCACCCTTTATCCCGGCTGCTATATCGGCAAGGGCGTCACACTGGGCGACGAAGTAACGCTCTATCCGAATGTCGTCATTTACGACGGCAGCCGCATCGGCAATCGGGTGACCCTGCACGCGGGAACCGTTGTGGGCCAGGACGGGCTCGGCTACGCCCCTGTCGACGGTCGCTGGGTCAAGATTCCCCAGGCCGGCAGGGTGGTTATCGAGGACGACGTCGAGATGGGCGCCAATTGCGCCATCGACAGGGCGACCTTGGGTGAAACCCGGATCGGCGCCGGCACCAAGTTCAGCGACGCGGTCGTCATCGGACATGGCACCAAGGTCGGCAAACACGGCATGTTCGTGGCCCAGACCGGGCTCGCGGGATCGGTCACGGTCGGCGAGCACGTCACCATGGGCGGGCAGGTGGGCGTCGCGGGACATCTGACCATCGGCGACCATGTCACCATCGGCGCCAAAAGCGGCGTGTGGAGCGACATCCCATCCAACGAGCGCTATTTCGGCAGTCCCGCCTTCAAATGGAAGCAGTTCTGGCGCCAGATCGCGGCGGTAAAGGAATTGCCCGACGTATTGAAAAAGCTGCACCGCCTGGAAGAGGAAGTACACGATTTGCGCGAAAGACTGGCCTGCGATGAGTAA
- a CDS encoding transaldolase has translation MSKNLLEQLREVTVVVADTGDIEAIEKFKPRDATTNPSLITAAAQLPQYQGIVDDTLKGARKTLGAGATAAQVSNLAFDRLAVSFGLKILEIIEGRVSTEVDARLSYDTDATIEKARDIIKQYEAAGVSKKRILIKIAATWEGIQAAAVLEKEGIHTNLTLLFGIHQAIACAENGITLISPFVGRILDWYKKDTGRDSYAPEEDPGVLSVTQIYNYYKKFGYKTEVMGASFRNIGEITELAGSDLLTIAPSLLAELQATTGDLPRKLDPAKAADLPIEKIHVNKYEFDRLHAENRMANDKLAEGIEGFTKALEQLEKLLAERLVHLEAA, from the coding sequence ATGTCGAAAAATCTACTCGAGCAGCTTCGGGAAGTGACCGTGGTTGTAGCCGATACCGGCGATATCGAAGCGATTGAGAAGTTCAAACCGCGCGACGCGACCACCAATCCTTCGCTGATCACCGCCGCCGCGCAATTGCCGCAATACCAGGGCATCGTGGACGACACCCTGAAGGGTGCGCGTAAAACGCTGGGTGCCGGCGCTACCGCCGCCCAAGTTTCGAATCTCGCTTTCGACCGCTTGGCTGTCTCCTTCGGTCTGAAGATCCTGGAAATCATCGAGGGCCGTGTTTCCACCGAAGTGGACGCTCGCCTGTCCTATGACACCGACGCGACCATCGAGAAGGCGCGCGACATCATCAAGCAGTACGAGGCTGCCGGTGTTTCCAAAAAACGCATCCTGATCAAGATCGCCGCCACCTGGGAAGGCATCCAGGCCGCTGCCGTGCTGGAGAAGGAAGGTATCCACACCAATCTGACCCTGCTGTTCGGCATCCACCAGGCCATCGCCTGCGCCGAAAACGGCATCACCCTGATCTCGCCCTTCGTCGGACGCATCCTCGACTGGTACAAGAAAGATACCGGCCGCGACTCTTATGCGCCTGAGGAAGATCCGGGCGTCCTGTCGGTCACCCAGATCTACAACTACTACAAGAAGTTCGGCTACAAGACGGAAGTCATGGGTGCCAGCTTCCGCAACATCGGTGAAATCACCGAACTGGCCGGTAGCGACCTGTTGACCATCGCGCCTTCGTTGCTGGCTGAACTGCAAGCCACCACGGGCGACCTGCCGCGCAAACTGGACCCGGCCAAGGCCGCCGATTTGCCGATCGAGAAGATCCACGTCAACAAGTACGAATTCGACCGGCTGCATGCCGAGAATCGTATGGCCAACGACAAGCTGGCCGAGGGCATCGAGGGCTTCACCAAGGCGCTGGAGCAGTTGGAGAAGCTGCTGGCCGAACGCCTGGTCCATCTGGAAGCGGCCTAA
- the tkt gene encoding transketolase, giving the protein MPSRRELANAIRALSMDSVQKANSGHPGAPMGMADIAEVLWNDFLRHNPANPNWPDRDRFILSNGHGSMLIYSLLHLTGYPLPIEELKNFRQLHSKTPGHPEYGYTPGVETTTGPLGQGITNAVGFALAERTLAAQFNRPGHDIVDHYTYVFLGDGCLMEGISHEAASLAGSFKLGKLIAVYDDNNISIDGEVRGHGDTPGWFLDDTPARFEAYGWHVVRDVDGHDADAVKKAIEEARKVTDKPSLIAAKTIIGWGSPNKQGKEECHGAALGADEVALVRETIGWPHPAFEIPADIYEGWSALETGAKYEADWNNRFENYRSEFPELAAEFERRIVGELPKDWAEKSATFVAKVDEKAETIASRKASQNALNGFGPLLPELLGGSADLAGSNLTLWSGAKNVNAPGNDGNYINYGVREFGMSAIMNGLALHGGFKPYGATFLMFSEYARNAIRMSSLMKVPVIYVYTHDSIGLGEDGPTHQPIEQTATLRLIPNIQVWRPGDAVESAVSWKAAIERKDGPSVLIFSRQNLAHTPRTPEQVKAIARGAYVVSDSAGTPEVILLATGSELELAVKSAAELTAKGKKVRVVSVPSTNVFDAQDQAYKDSVLPPSVTKRVAIEAGVSDGWWKYVGSAGKVVGLDRFGESAPAPLLFKEFGFTVENVVKTVESIL; this is encoded by the coding sequence ATGCCTTCGCGTCGAGAACTTGCTAACGCCATACGCGCCTTGAGCATGGATTCCGTGCAAAAGGCCAACTCCGGACATCCGGGCGCGCCCATGGGCATGGCCGACATCGCCGAGGTCTTGTGGAACGACTTTTTGCGCCACAACCCCGCCAATCCGAACTGGCCCGACCGCGACCGTTTCATTCTGTCCAACGGCCACGGCTCCATGCTCATCTACTCGCTCCTCCACCTGACCGGCTATCCTCTGCCGATCGAGGAGCTGAAGAACTTCCGCCAGCTGCATTCCAAGACCCCGGGTCATCCCGAATACGGTTATACGCCGGGCGTGGAAACCACCACCGGTCCGCTGGGGCAGGGCATCACCAACGCCGTGGGCTTCGCCCTTGCCGAGCGCACCCTGGCCGCCCAGTTCAACCGTCCCGGCCATGACATCGTCGACCACTACACCTACGTGTTCCTCGGTGACGGCTGCTTGATGGAAGGCATCTCCCACGAAGCGGCTTCACTGGCCGGTTCCTTCAAGCTGGGCAAGCTGATCGCCGTCTACGACGACAACAACATCTCCATCGACGGCGAAGTACGCGGCCATGGCGACACCCCGGGCTGGTTCCTGGACGACACTCCGGCCCGCTTCGAAGCCTACGGCTGGCACGTGGTGCGCGACGTCGACGGCCATGACGCCGACGCGGTGAAAAAGGCTATCGAAGAAGCGCGCAAAGTCACCGACAAGCCCTCGCTGATCGCTGCCAAGACCATCATCGGCTGGGGTTCGCCGAACAAGCAGGGTAAGGAAGAATGCCACGGCGCCGCCCTGGGGGCCGACGAAGTCGCCCTGGTTCGCGAAACCATCGGCTGGCCGCACCCGGCCTTCGAAATTCCGGCCGACATCTACGAAGGCTGGAGCGCCCTGGAGACCGGTGCGAAGTACGAAGCCGACTGGAATAACCGCTTCGAGAACTATCGCAGCGAGTTCCCGGAACTGGCCGCCGAGTTCGAGCGCCGCATCGTTGGCGAACTGCCGAAAGACTGGGCCGAAAAGTCCGCAACCTTCGTCGCCAAGGTCGACGAGAAGGCCGAAACCATCGCCAGTCGCAAGGCCTCGCAGAACGCCCTCAATGGCTTCGGCCCGCTGCTGCCCGAACTGCTGGGCGGTTCGGCCGACCTGGCCGGCTCCAACCTGACCCTGTGGTCCGGCGCCAAGAATGTCAACGCGCCGGGCAACGACGGCAACTACATCAACTACGGCGTGCGCGAGTTCGGCATGTCCGCCATCATGAACGGCCTCGCCCTGCACGGCGGCTTCAAGCCCTACGGCGCGACTTTCCTGATGTTCTCGGAATACGCCCGTAACGCGATCCGCATGTCGTCCCTGATGAAGGTGCCGGTGATCTACGTCTACACCCACGACTCCATCGGTCTGGGCGAAGACGGCCCGACCCACCAGCCGATCGAGCAGACCGCCACCCTGCGTCTGATTCCGAACATCCAGGTCTGGCGTCCGGGCGATGCGGTCGAGTCGGCCGTATCCTGGAAAGCCGCGATCGAGCGCAAGGATGGTCCGTCGGTGCTGATCTTCTCGCGCCAGAACCTGGCCCACACCCCGCGCACGCCGGAGCAGGTCAAGGCCATCGCGCGCGGCGCCTACGTGGTGAGCGACAGTGCGGGCACGCCGGAGGTCATCCTGCTGGCGACCGGTTCCGAGCTGGAATTGGCCGTGAAGTCCGCCGCCGAGCTGACCGCCAAGGGCAAGAAGGTGCGCGTGGTGTCGGTTCCGTCCACCAACGTGTTCGACGCCCAGGATCAGGCCTACAAGGATTCCGTCCTGCCGCCTTCCGTCACCAAGCGCGTGGCCATCGAGGCCGGCGTCAGCGACGGCTGGTGGAAGTATGTCGGCAGCGCCGGCAAGGTGGTCGGTCTCGACCGCTTCGGCGAGTCCGCGCCGGCTCCTCTGTTGTTCAAGGAGTTTGGCTTCACCGTCGAGAACGTCGTCAAGACCGTAGAGTCCATCCTCTAA
- a CDS encoding AmpG family muropeptide MFS transporter has product MTSTHWRSVLLNRRMLICVFTGFSSGLPLYILISLLPAWLRSEHVDLKAIGLFTLIQFPFTWKFIWAPVFDRYTLPLGRRRGWLLLTQLALLAGIPLFGWLHPTLDLTLIATLAAAVAFFSASQDTVLDAYRRELLPDAELGLGNAVHVNAYKIAGLIPGSLSLVLADHLPWNTVFLVTGLFMLPGVAMTVLISEPELQTSPPRTLRQAVVEPFREFTQRRGWTSALWVLAFIFFYKLGDSMATSLATPFYLDMGFSKTEIGLVAKNAGLWPSIVGGLLGGAWMVRLGINRALWLFGVMQMAAILGFAWLAWLGHHEIVGTLELTELAAVIGVEAFGVGLGTAAFVAFIAHTTHPLYTATQFALFASLSAVPRTFANAATGWLVEWMGWMPYFLLCFALAIPGMLMLLRVAPWRDPK; this is encoded by the coding sequence ATGACCTCTACCCACTGGCGCTCGGTTCTGCTGAACCGGCGCATGCTCATCTGCGTGTTCACCGGATTCAGCTCCGGCCTGCCTCTCTATATCCTGATCAGCCTGCTTCCGGCCTGGCTGCGGAGCGAGCACGTAGACCTCAAGGCGATCGGACTGTTTACCCTCATCCAGTTTCCTTTCACCTGGAAGTTCATCTGGGCGCCGGTGTTCGACCGTTACACCTTGCCGCTGGGTCGGCGGCGCGGCTGGCTGCTGCTCACGCAACTCGCCCTGTTGGCGGGTATCCCGCTGTTCGGCTGGCTGCATCCGACCCTAGACCTGACGCTGATTGCCACCCTGGCCGCCGCCGTGGCCTTTTTTTCCGCCTCGCAGGACACAGTCCTTGATGCATACCGCCGCGAACTGCTGCCCGATGCCGAACTAGGGCTCGGCAACGCGGTTCATGTCAACGCTTACAAGATCGCCGGCCTGATTCCCGGTTCCTTATCACTGGTACTGGCCGACCATTTGCCATGGAACACGGTTTTTCTGGTCACCGGACTGTTCATGCTACCGGGCGTCGCGATGACCGTGCTGATAAGCGAGCCCGAACTGCAAACCAGCCCGCCCAGGACACTACGACAGGCCGTCGTCGAGCCCTTTCGCGAGTTCACCCAGCGGCGGGGATGGACAAGCGCGCTGTGGGTGCTCGCATTCATCTTCTTCTACAAGCTCGGTGACAGCATGGCCACCTCGCTGGCGACACCGTTCTATCTGGACATGGGCTTTTCCAAGACCGAAATCGGCCTGGTGGCGAAAAACGCGGGGCTTTGGCCCAGCATCGTAGGCGGATTGCTGGGGGGCGCCTGGATGGTCAGATTGGGCATCAACCGGGCCTTATGGCTGTTCGGCGTCATGCAGATGGCGGCCATATTGGGATTTGCCTGGCTGGCCTGGCTAGGCCACCACGAAATCGTAGGCACCCTGGAACTAACCGAACTAGCCGCGGTGATCGGCGTCGAGGCCTTCGGCGTGGGGCTCGGTACGGCGGCCTTCGTCGCCTTCATCGCCCACACCACACATCCGCTTTATACCGCCACCCAATTCGCGCTCTTCGCCAGTTTGTCGGCGGTCCCCCGCACCTTCGCCAACGCCGCCACGGGCTGGCTGGTCGAATGGATGGGCTGGATGCCTTATTTTTTGCTGTGTTTCGCCCTGGCGATACCGGGCATGCTGATGTTGCTGAGGGTCGCACCTTGGCGTGATCCGAAATAA
- the lgt gene encoding prolipoprotein diacylglyceryl transferase — MIWDLSPIAVTLRLGGYTLPVHWYGLFFASTFVYGTLIFRYLYRREHRPPDQVYDLVLTVITGTVVGARLGHVLLYAPGYYLSQPWKILAVWEGGLASHGALVGIIVAVWLYAKFAVNQPFLWLCDRIGMTVPLSGCLIRIGNFFNSEILGTPTDLPWGVVFARIDGVPRHPVQLYEALCYLLIFALQFRFYLRHGNAPPPGELFGRFFVTVFGTRFLLEFFKEGQASFEAGWTITMGQWLSIPAVVAGILLVYSARRRMA, encoded by the coding sequence ATGATCTGGGACCTTTCCCCCATTGCCGTCACACTGCGTTTGGGGGGCTACACGCTGCCGGTGCACTGGTACGGACTATTTTTCGCATCGACCTTTGTATACGGAACGCTGATATTTCGTTATCTGTACCGGCGGGAACATCGACCACCGGACCAGGTTTACGATCTGGTCCTGACCGTGATCACCGGGACTGTCGTCGGTGCCCGACTGGGGCACGTATTGCTGTATGCCCCCGGCTACTACCTGTCGCAACCCTGGAAGATCCTGGCCGTTTGGGAAGGCGGCCTGGCCAGCCACGGCGCCCTGGTCGGTATCATCGTCGCGGTATGGCTGTACGCGAAATTTGCCGTGAATCAGCCTTTCTTGTGGCTGTGCGACCGAATCGGCATGACGGTCCCCTTATCGGGCTGCTTGATTCGGATCGGCAATTTCTTCAATTCCGAGATACTCGGCACTCCGACCGACCTGCCGTGGGGGGTAGTCTTCGCCCGCATCGATGGCGTGCCCCGCCATCCCGTGCAACTCTATGAAGCGCTGTGTTATTTGCTGATCTTCGCGCTGCAGTTCCGCTTCTATTTACGCCATGGCAACGCCCCGCCGCCGGGCGAGTTGTTCGGACGCTTTTTCGTCACCGTTTTCGGCACCCGTTTCTTGCTGGAGTTCTTCAAGGAAGGACAGGCCAGCTTCGAAGCGGGCTGGACTATCACCATGGGCCAGTGGTTGAGCATCCCCGCCGTTGTGGCCGGAATACTGCTTGTCTATTCGGCTCGCCGTCGGATGGCCTGA
- a CDS encoding Gfo/Idh/MocA family protein, which yields MSTEKKLRWGILGAARVNERLLPAIVEAENSELVAIASRRPDAAAQTLAQYAPHQQGVVVYDQLEALLDDEAVQAVYLPLANHEHAEWTLRAIRRGKHVLCEKPMALTVDDIEAIAAAAREHGVTVMEGFMYRFHPQHARVRELVDSGLIGEVRSVRSSYSFMMRPARRYRLVQDVALGGGAMWDIGCYAIHSARMWFDRDPVRVTTIAKYVESGADIATSGILDFGDGRYAHFDFSFERARRSEYELIGTKGGIKCHTVWQLPGDVPVISWWTEDGRSATEQLPAANHFNLEIEHFSRAVLAGEAPSLSLDDAKANCRTIVAALKSAAEGRVVELA from the coding sequence ATGAGCACAGAAAAGAAGTTACGCTGGGGCATCCTGGGCGCGGCGCGGGTTAACGAGCGTCTATTGCCGGCCATCGTCGAAGCCGAAAACAGCGAGCTGGTCGCCATCGCCAGCCGCCGTCCCGATGCGGCCGCGCAGACCTTGGCCCAGTATGCGCCGCATCAGCAAGGCGTGGTGGTTTACGATCAGTTGGAAGCATTACTCGACGATGAAGCCGTGCAGGCGGTCTATCTGCCTTTAGCGAATCACGAACACGCCGAGTGGACTTTGCGGGCCATACGGCGCGGCAAGCATGTTTTGTGCGAAAAACCGATGGCGCTGACCGTGGACGACATCGAGGCCATAGCAGCGGCGGCGCGAGAGCATGGCGTCACGGTGATGGAAGGCTTCATGTATCGCTTTCATCCCCAGCATGCACGGGTCAGGGAACTGGTGGATTCCGGCTTGATCGGCGAGGTCCGCTCGGTCCGCTCAAGCTATTCCTTCATGATGCGTCCGGCGCGCCGATATCGCCTCGTTCAAGATGTAGCGCTGGGCGGCGGGGCGATGTGGGACATCGGCTGTTATGCCATCCATTCCGCCCGGATGTGGTTCGACCGCGATCCGGTCAGGGTTACCACGATCGCGAAATACGTGGAAAGCGGCGCCGACATCGCGACCAGTGGCATCCTGGACTTCGGCGATGGGCGTTACGCGCATTTCGACTTCAGCTTCGAGCGCGCGCGGCGTTCTGAATACGAGCTGATAGGCACCAAGGGCGGAATAAAATGCCATACCGTATGGCAGTTGCCGGGCGATGTCCCGGTCATCTCCTGGTGGACCGAAGACGGGCGTAGCGCTACCGAGCAACTGCCCGCCGCCAATCATTTCAACCTGGAAATCGAACATTTCAGTCGGGCGGTTTTGGCGGGCGAAGCGCCATCGCTATCGTTGGACGACGCGAAAGCCAATTGCCGCACCATCGTCGCGGCATTGAAATCGGCCGCCGAGGGGCGGGTCGTCGAATTGGCATGA
- the aroG gene encoding 3-deoxy-7-phosphoheptulonate synthase AroG: MTLNNDQAASLDVLNTDDLRIRAIKEVIPPELTHDEYPITQAAALTTIQARRAIHDILAGTDDRLLVVVGPCSIHEPDAALEYAGRLLKLKAELAKDLLVVMRVYFEKPRTTVGWKGLINDPDLNESFNINKGLRMARKLLLDLNQMGVPAATEYLDLITPQYVSDLIAWGAIGARTTESQVHRELASGLSCPVGFKNATDGTIKVAIDAIGAARRPHHFLSLTKAGRSAIFSTIGNEDSHIILRGGKAPNYDAVSVDDTAGQLEKANLPAKIMIDFSHANSCKDYRRQMAVGHDVAGQIAAGDRRIFGVMVESHLVAGSQKRLPGQPLTYGQSITDACIGWEESEALLRELADAVKRRRQAIPAPHEG, from the coding sequence ATGACATTGAATAATGATCAAGCTGCCTCGTTGGATGTGTTGAATACCGACGACTTACGCATCCGTGCGATCAAGGAGGTCATTCCTCCGGAACTGACGCACGACGAATACCCCATCACCCAGGCCGCAGCGTTGACCACGATACAGGCGCGGCGGGCGATCCATGATATTTTGGCCGGCACGGATGACCGTCTCCTGGTCGTCGTTGGTCCTTGCTCCATCCACGAGCCGGACGCCGCGCTGGAATATGCCGGCAGGCTGCTCAAGCTGAAAGCCGAGTTGGCGAAGGACCTGCTTGTCGTCATGCGGGTTTATTTTGAAAAGCCGCGCACGACGGTGGGTTGGAAAGGGCTGATCAACGACCCGGATCTGAACGAAAGCTTCAATATCAATAAGGGTTTGCGCATGGCGCGCAAGCTTTTGCTCGATTTGAACCAGATGGGCGTGCCGGCCGCGACCGAATACCTCGATCTCATCACGCCGCAATACGTGTCGGACTTGATCGCATGGGGGGCGATAGGCGCCCGTACCACCGAGAGCCAGGTTCATCGCGAACTCGCCTCGGGGCTGTCCTGCCCGGTCGGTTTCAAGAATGCCACCGACGGGACGATCAAAGTCGCCATTGACGCCATCGGCGCGGCGCGGCGTCCGCATCATTTTCTCTCGCTCACCAAGGCGGGGCGTTCGGCAATTTTCTCCACCATCGGCAACGAGGACAGCCATATCATCCTGCGCGGCGGAAAAGCGCCGAACTACGATGCCGTCAGCGTCGACGACACGGCAGGCCAGCTCGAAAAGGCCAATCTGCCAGCCAAGATCATGATCGATTTTAGCCACGCCAACAGTTGTAAGGATTATCGCCGGCAGATGGCGGTGGGCCATGACGTGGCCGGGCAGATCGCGGCCGGCGACCGGCGCATCTTCGGCGTGATGGTCGAAAGCCATCTGGTGGCCGGTAGTCAGAAACGTCTGCCGGGGCAGCCGCTCACTTACGGACAGAGCATCACCGATGCCTGTATTGGTTGGGAAGAGAGTGAAGCGCTATTGCGAGAGCTGGCAGACGCCGTAAAGCGGCGGCGCCAGGCGATCCCGGCACCGCATGAGGGTTAG
- the thiS gene encoding sulfur carrier protein ThiS: protein MEIILNGETRRMEENLTLADLVAELQLSGVRIAVERNAAIVPHGEYAKCALRDGDRLEIVRAIGGGQEDTFTIAGRVFHSRLLVGTGKYKDLEETRRAVEASGAEIITVAIRRSNIGQDPSQPNLLDVLPPERYTLLPNTAGCYTVEDAVRTCRLARELLDGHKLVKLEVLGDPKTLFPDVIGTLEAAKILVAEGFDVMVYTNDDPITAKRLEDLGCVAVMPLAAPIGSGLGIRNPYNLLTILENASVPVLVDAGVGTASDAAIAMELGCGGVLMNTAIAEAKNPVLMASAMKKAIEAGREAFLAGRMPRKRYASASSPVDGLFF, encoded by the coding sequence ATGGAAATCATCTTGAACGGCGAAACGCGCCGTATGGAAGAAAATCTCACGCTGGCCGATCTGGTGGCCGAATTGCAATTGTCGGGAGTCCGCATCGCCGTCGAACGGAATGCAGCCATCGTGCCTCATGGCGAATACGCCAAGTGTGCTTTGCGTGACGGTGATCGCCTGGAAATCGTGCGCGCCATCGGCGGGGGCCAGGAGGATACGTTCACGATAGCGGGCAGGGTCTTTCACTCCCGTCTACTGGTGGGCACCGGGAAATATAAGGATTTGGAAGAAACCCGTCGAGCAGTCGAGGCGAGCGGCGCGGAAATCATCACGGTGGCCATCAGGCGCAGCAATATCGGCCAGGACCCGAGCCAGCCCAATCTGCTCGATGTGCTCCCGCCGGAGCGCTACACCCTGCTACCGAATACCGCGGGATGCTACACCGTCGAGGACGCCGTTCGGACCTGTCGCCTCGCGCGTGAACTGTTGGACGGTCACAAGCTGGTCAAACTGGAGGTATTGGGCGATCCCAAAACGCTGTTCCCGGATGTAATCGGTACCTTGGAGGCCGCAAAAATTCTGGTTGCCGAAGGCTTCGATGTCATGGTCTATACCAATGACGATCCCATTACCGCAAAGCGACTCGAGGACTTGGGCTGCGTCGCAGTCATGCCGCTTGCCGCTCCTATCGGTTCGGGCTTGGGTATACGCAATCCGTACAACTTGCTCACCATTTTGGAAAATGCGAGCGTGCCCGTTCTGGTGGATGCGGGTGTGGGTACCGCCTCAGATGCCGCCATCGCCATGGAGTTGGGTTGTGGTGGTGTATTGATGAATACGGCAATTGCCGAAGCCAAGAACCCTGTTCTTATGGCTTCTGCCATGAAAAAGGCTATCGAAGCCGGTCGCGAGGCCTTCCTGGCGGGGCGCATGCCGCGCAAGCGCTATGCCTCGGCGTCGTCACCCGTCGACGGATTGTTTTTTTGA